In one Moritella sp. 5 genomic region, the following are encoded:
- the coxB gene encoding cytochrome c oxidase subunit II: protein MDNFEGGYVRLFKPKKIINTFMLGIVSTPLFAQQSNINMTEGVTGISNTVYSLHMTILYICIAIAFIVFGVMFWSLYSHRKSKGAVSASFHESTTVEIIWTAIPIVILIGMAIPSTQALILMEDTTKADITIQITGSQWKWHYRYFDHDLEYYSRSTTSQAEINNEIEKQPHYLNEVDNPLVLPINKKVRFLITADDVIHSWWVPAFAVKKDANPGFINEAWTKIDTPGTYRGQCAELCGKDHGFMPIVVTALEPAAFDDWLAQAQVTAKQQLQAEQQSLTKTMDMPTMMKIGEEVYNRTCAACHQVAGQGIPGAFPALQNSPIALGDIDKHINVVLQGASGTAMASFAKQLTKKELAAVITYERNAWGNNTGDIIQPSQIDAALNSINQ, encoded by the coding sequence ATGGATAATTTTGAGGGAGGTTATGTGCGCTTATTCAAACCAAAAAAAATAATAAACACATTTATGCTAGGGATAGTTTCAACACCATTATTTGCTCAGCAGTCAAATATAAATATGACTGAGGGGGTCACAGGGATAAGTAATACCGTATACAGTTTACATATGACAATTTTGTACATTTGCATAGCCATCGCCTTCATTGTGTTTGGCGTCATGTTTTGGTCCTTATATAGTCATCGAAAATCCAAAGGCGCAGTGTCGGCCTCATTCCATGAAAGTACAACAGTTGAAATAATTTGGACTGCGATCCCCATCGTTATCTTAATTGGTATGGCGATCCCATCAACACAAGCGCTAATCTTAATGGAAGATACCACTAAAGCTGATATCACCATTCAAATCACCGGTTCACAATGGAAGTGGCACTATCGTTATTTTGACCATGACCTTGAGTACTATAGCCGTTCAACCACCAGCCAAGCTGAAATCAACAACGAAATAGAGAAACAACCTCACTACCTAAATGAGGTGGATAATCCACTCGTATTACCAATCAATAAAAAGGTCCGTTTTCTAATCACGGCTGATGATGTCATTCACTCATGGTGGGTGCCTGCATTTGCAGTGAAAAAAGACGCGAACCCCGGCTTTATTAATGAGGCTTGGACCAAAATAGACACACCCGGAACTTACCGAGGCCAATGTGCCGAATTATGCGGTAAAGACCATGGCTTTATGCCAATTGTGGTCACGGCATTAGAACCTGCAGCATTTGATGATTGGTTAGCCCAAGCGCAGGTCACGGCAAAGCAGCAGTTACAAGCGGAACAACAAAGTTTAACGAAAACCATGGATATGCCGACCATGATGAAGATCGGAGAAGAGGTATATAATCGGACCTGTGCCGCTTGTCACCAAGTTGCTGGACAAGGTATTCCAGGTGCATTCCCAGCATTACAGAATAGTCCTATCGCACTGGGTGATATAGATAAACATATCAATGTTGTTCTTCAAGGCGCTTCCGGTACTGCAATGGCATCATTCGCAAAACAACTAACCAAAAAAGAACTCGCGGCAGTGATCACTTACGAACGCAATGCATGGGGTAATAATACCGGTGATATTATACAACCCTCACAAATAGATGCGGCATTAAATAGTATCAATCAGTAA